A DNA window from Castanea sativa cultivar Marrone di Chiusa Pesio chromosome 7, ASM4071231v1 contains the following coding sequences:
- the LOC142642594 gene encoding pumilio homolog 9-like isoform X1, which translates to MKNDKELEMLLDEIPHATSHNIHNHQHHHHHHHPHHLHQQHNHTHLVGHGLNGMYVDDPSCHYNNTNKYTCASSPVSMLSLHSNGSSSTLCSGGNSFSDNGSPTTPPSEELKPHMPCGNSNSHYPDGLWLDSKIPVSSVRNKTNESLIDELSLCRNLSNVYISNGKEDFSNLRDFSVDRDRLLYRDCSFSGSNQTTIDKHGDYDNVRRGFSDYMRFQSPVPSNAMSFDGQMSPALSGLQQEHNMGSLLGSRVSPRQADKFFPQFNYCNSSMNFPWQNTKEQIDNYYLGGSPVSNFTTSLSGPPMAESLSYAQQDGMNLNEARGVLNLLNTPQMTSPRPHLSVENALHLGLPLSSGRTRTPLNIRIPQPGLESLTSDESFIIQGEALNHSVNKGFNPSRGRSKVALHEIGMSKRLERSQLDGWHQSARINFPFSLPPKYNSLAEAQGYIYLLAKDQYGCRFLQRIFDEGTPKDVQIVFNEIINYVVELMVNPFGNYLMQKLLDVCNEEQRLQILLMVTAEPGQLVRISLNPHGTRVVQKLIETLKTRQQISLVISALEPGFLALIKDLNGNHVIQRCLQCLSHEDNKFIFVAAAKYCVDIAIHQHGCCVLQRCISHSIGEHRENLVTEISANGLLLSQDAYGNYVIQFILELRIPSATSNLISQFEGNYVHLSKQKFGSHVVEKCLMVFNDECQSRLIHELLSVPQFERLLQDPHANYVVQTALRVSEGPIHNALVEAIESRKAISRNSPYSKRIFSQKLLKK; encoded by the exons ATGAAGAATGATAAGGAGCTTGAAATGTTGTTGGATGAGATCCCTCATGCAACATCACACAATATACATAATCATCaacaccatcatcatcatcatcatcctcatcatctgCATCAACAACATAATCATACTCATCTTGTTGGTCATGGCTTGAATGGTATGTATGTTGATGATCCTTCATGTCAttataataatactaataagtatACATGTGCCTCCTCTCCTGTGAGTATGTTGTCTTTGCATTCAAATGGCTCTTCATCAACATTGTGCTCAGGTGGGAATTCTTTCTCTGACAATGGATCACCTACCACACCTCCATCGGAAGAGCTTAAAccccacatgccttgtggaaattctAATTCTCATTACCCAGATGGATTATGGTTGGATTCCAAAATACCCGTTTCATCTGTTAGGAATAAAACCAATGAGAGTTTGATTGATGAACTGAGTCTGTGTAGGAATCTTAGTAATGTGTATATTAGCAATGGGAAAGAGGATTTTTCTAATTTGAGAGATTTCTCGGTAGACCGGGATAGGCTTCTGTATCGTGATTGTTCTTTCAGTGGGAGTAATCAAACCACTATTGACAAACATGGGGACTATGACAATGTCAGGAGAGGATTTTCTGATTACATGAGATTTCAATCCCCTGTTCCATCAAATGCTATGAGTTTTGATGGTCAGATGAGTCCGGCATTGTCGGGATTGCAGCAAGAACATAACATGGGCAGTTTATTGGGGTCAAGGGTGTCCCCCAGACAGGCTGATAAGTTTTTCCCTCAGTTTAATTACTGCAATAGCTCAATGAATTTTCCATGGCAGAATACAAAGGAGCAGATTGATAACTATTACCTTGGAGGTAGTCCTGTATCCAATTTCACCACTTCTTTGAGTGGTCCTCCAATGGCTGAGTCTCTATCCTATGCTCAGCAAGACGGAATGAATTTGAATGAAGCAAGAGGTGTACTGAATCTGCTCAATACTCCTCAAATGACTAGCCCAAGGCCTCATTTGAGTGTTGAAAATGCACTGCACTTGGGCCTTCCACTATCCAGTGGGAGGACTAGGACACCTTTAAATATTAGAATTCCACAACCAGGTCTCGAGTCTCTTACTAGTGATGAGAGTTTCATTATTCAAGGTGAAGCTTTAAATCATTCAGTCAACAAGGGATTCAATCCTTCAAGGGGTCGGAGTAAGGTTGCCTTACATGAAATTGGTATGAGCAAGCGTCTAGAAAGGTCACAGCTAGATGGCTGGCACCAAAGTGCAAGGATAAATTTTCCATTCTCTCTACCACCTAAGTATAACTCTCTGGCAGAAGCTCAAGGATACATATATTTGCTAGCAAAGGATCAGTATGGCTGTCGATTTTTACAAAGGATTTTTGATGAGGGTACCCCAAAAGATGTGCAAATAGTATTTAATGAGATCATCAACTATGTAGTTGAACTTATGGTGAACCCATTTGGGAATTACCTTATGCAGAAGTTGTTGGATGTGTGTAATGAAGAACAGAGATTGCAGATCCTGCTTATGGTAACTGCAGAACCAGGGCAGCTTGTTAGAATCTCTTTAAACCCTCATGG CACTCGCGTGGTACAGAAGCTGATTGAGACTCTCAAAACAAGGCAGCAGATTTCACTGGTTATATCAGCCCTTGAACCAGGGTTTCTTGCTCTCATCAAGGACCTAAATGGAAATCATGTGATCCAGCGTTGCTTGCAATGCCTTAGTCATGAAGATAACAAG TTTATATTTGTTGCTGCTGCAAAGTATTGTGTTGACATTGCAATTCATCAACATGGATGTTGTGTTTTGCAAAGATGCATCAGTCATTCAATTGGGGAGCATCGAGAGAACTTGGTCACAGAAATTTCTGCCAATGGACTTCTGCTTTCTCAAGATGCTTATGG AAATTATGTCATTCAGTTCATCTTGGAGTTGAGAATCCCTTCTGCCACCTCAAATCTAATCTCTCAATTTGAAGGGAACTATGTACACCTCTCGAAACAAAAGTTCGGCAGCCATGTGGTTGAAAAATGTCTTATGGTATTTAATGATGAATGCCAATCAAGACTTATTCATGAATTGCTATCTGTTCCTCAATTTGAACGGTTGCTTCAAGACCCACATGCTAACTATGTTGTTCAAACAGCTCTTCGAGTTTCTGAG GGTCCTATCCATAATGCATTGGTAGAAGCAATCGAGTCCCGCAAAGCAATTTCACGCAACAGCCCGTATTCTAAGAGGATTTTCTCGCAGAAGCTTTTGAAGAAGTGA
- the LOC142642594 gene encoding putative pumilio homolog 7, chloroplastic isoform X2 — translation MKNDKELEMLLDEIPHATSHNIHNHQHHHHHHHPHHLHQQHNHTHLVGHGLNGGNSFSDNGSPTTPPSEELKPHMPCGNSNSHYPDGLWLDSKIPVSSVRNKTNESLIDELSLCRNLSNVYISNGKEDFSNLRDFSVDRDRLLYRDCSFSGSNQTTIDKHGDYDNVRRGFSDYMRFQSPVPSNAMSFDGQMSPALSGLQQEHNMGSLLGSRVSPRQADKFFPQFNYCNSSMNFPWQNTKEQIDNYYLGGSPVSNFTTSLSGPPMAESLSYAQQDGMNLNEARGVLNLLNTPQMTSPRPHLSVENALHLGLPLSSGRTRTPLNIRIPQPGLESLTSDESFIIQGEALNHSVNKGFNPSRGRSKVALHEIGMSKRLERSQLDGWHQSARINFPFSLPPKYNSLAEAQGYIYLLAKDQYGCRFLQRIFDEGTPKDVQIVFNEIINYVVELMVNPFGNYLMQKLLDVCNEEQRLQILLMVTAEPGQLVRISLNPHGTRVVQKLIETLKTRQQISLVISALEPGFLALIKDLNGNHVIQRCLQCLSHEDNKFIFVAAAKYCVDIAIHQHGCCVLQRCISHSIGEHRENLVTEISANGLLLSQDAYGNYVIQFILELRIPSATSNLISQFEGNYVHLSKQKFGSHVVEKCLMVFNDECQSRLIHELLSVPQFERLLQDPHANYVVQTALRVSEGPIHNALVEAIESRKAISRNSPYSKRIFSQKLLKK, via the exons ATGAAGAATGATAAGGAGCTTGAAATGTTGTTGGATGAGATCCCTCATGCAACATCACACAATATACATAATCATCaacaccatcatcatcatcatcatcctcatcatctgCATCAACAACATAATCATACTCATCTTGTTGGTCATGGCTTGAATG GTGGGAATTCTTTCTCTGACAATGGATCACCTACCACACCTCCATCGGAAGAGCTTAAAccccacatgccttgtggaaattctAATTCTCATTACCCAGATGGATTATGGTTGGATTCCAAAATACCCGTTTCATCTGTTAGGAATAAAACCAATGAGAGTTTGATTGATGAACTGAGTCTGTGTAGGAATCTTAGTAATGTGTATATTAGCAATGGGAAAGAGGATTTTTCTAATTTGAGAGATTTCTCGGTAGACCGGGATAGGCTTCTGTATCGTGATTGTTCTTTCAGTGGGAGTAATCAAACCACTATTGACAAACATGGGGACTATGACAATGTCAGGAGAGGATTTTCTGATTACATGAGATTTCAATCCCCTGTTCCATCAAATGCTATGAGTTTTGATGGTCAGATGAGTCCGGCATTGTCGGGATTGCAGCAAGAACATAACATGGGCAGTTTATTGGGGTCAAGGGTGTCCCCCAGACAGGCTGATAAGTTTTTCCCTCAGTTTAATTACTGCAATAGCTCAATGAATTTTCCATGGCAGAATACAAAGGAGCAGATTGATAACTATTACCTTGGAGGTAGTCCTGTATCCAATTTCACCACTTCTTTGAGTGGTCCTCCAATGGCTGAGTCTCTATCCTATGCTCAGCAAGACGGAATGAATTTGAATGAAGCAAGAGGTGTACTGAATCTGCTCAATACTCCTCAAATGACTAGCCCAAGGCCTCATTTGAGTGTTGAAAATGCACTGCACTTGGGCCTTCCACTATCCAGTGGGAGGACTAGGACACCTTTAAATATTAGAATTCCACAACCAGGTCTCGAGTCTCTTACTAGTGATGAGAGTTTCATTATTCAAGGTGAAGCTTTAAATCATTCAGTCAACAAGGGATTCAATCCTTCAAGGGGTCGGAGTAAGGTTGCCTTACATGAAATTGGTATGAGCAAGCGTCTAGAAAGGTCACAGCTAGATGGCTGGCACCAAAGTGCAAGGATAAATTTTCCATTCTCTCTACCACCTAAGTATAACTCTCTGGCAGAAGCTCAAGGATACATATATTTGCTAGCAAAGGATCAGTATGGCTGTCGATTTTTACAAAGGATTTTTGATGAGGGTACCCCAAAAGATGTGCAAATAGTATTTAATGAGATCATCAACTATGTAGTTGAACTTATGGTGAACCCATTTGGGAATTACCTTATGCAGAAGTTGTTGGATGTGTGTAATGAAGAACAGAGATTGCAGATCCTGCTTATGGTAACTGCAGAACCAGGGCAGCTTGTTAGAATCTCTTTAAACCCTCATGG CACTCGCGTGGTACAGAAGCTGATTGAGACTCTCAAAACAAGGCAGCAGATTTCACTGGTTATATCAGCCCTTGAACCAGGGTTTCTTGCTCTCATCAAGGACCTAAATGGAAATCATGTGATCCAGCGTTGCTTGCAATGCCTTAGTCATGAAGATAACAAG TTTATATTTGTTGCTGCTGCAAAGTATTGTGTTGACATTGCAATTCATCAACATGGATGTTGTGTTTTGCAAAGATGCATCAGTCATTCAATTGGGGAGCATCGAGAGAACTTGGTCACAGAAATTTCTGCCAATGGACTTCTGCTTTCTCAAGATGCTTATGG AAATTATGTCATTCAGTTCATCTTGGAGTTGAGAATCCCTTCTGCCACCTCAAATCTAATCTCTCAATTTGAAGGGAACTATGTACACCTCTCGAAACAAAAGTTCGGCAGCCATGTGGTTGAAAAATGTCTTATGGTATTTAATGATGAATGCCAATCAAGACTTATTCATGAATTGCTATCTGTTCCTCAATTTGAACGGTTGCTTCAAGACCCACATGCTAACTATGTTGTTCAAACAGCTCTTCGAGTTTCTGAG GGTCCTATCCATAATGCATTGGTAGAAGCAATCGAGTCCCGCAAAGCAATTTCACGCAACAGCCCGTATTCTAAGAGGATTTTCTCGCAGAAGCTTTTGAAGAAGTGA